The proteins below come from a single Hyperolius riggenbachi isolate aHypRig1 chromosome 8, aHypRig1.pri, whole genome shotgun sequence genomic window:
- the HDHD3 gene encoding haloacid dehalogenase-like hydrolase domain-containing protein 3 isoform X1, whose translation MLSGPIGFTLLQPISGYKMKLRLLTWDVKDTLLRLRIPVGQQYQLEAKSQGLQVDPSALDTSFRQVYRNHWRLFPNYGLSQGLTSHRWWVDVVSQTFQLAGVKDEKTVESLAEKLYHDFCTAKNWEVLPGAREALQGCRELGLKMAVVSNFDRRLEDILISCSLDRHFEFVLTSESAGCAKPDLAIFRKALNLADVAPHLAAHVGDDYDKDYRAPRELGMFSFLFHPESGHLNEQIPPDHVIHSLHQLPPRIQSMMK comes from the exons ATGTTAAGTGGACCCATAGGTTTTACATTACTGCAGCCTATTTCCG GATACAAGATGAAGCTCAGGCTTCTTACCTGGGATGTGAAGGACACATTGCTTCGCCTACGTATCCCCGTTGGGCAGCAATATCAGCTTGAAGCCAAGAGCCAAGGCCTCCAGGTTGACCCATCTGCTTTGGACACTTCCTTTCGACAAGTTTATCGAAACCATTGGCGGCTATTCCCAAACTATGGCCTTTCTCAGGGCTTGACCTCCCATCGGTGGTGGGTGGACGTGGTCTCGCAGACCTTTCAGCTTGCCGGTGTCAAGGACGAGAAGACTGTGGAATCCCTGGCTGAAAAGCTGTACCATGATTTTTGCACGGCCAAGAACTGGGAGGTGTTACCTGGTGCCAGAGAAGCTCTTCAGGGCTGCAGGGAATTAGGCCTGAAGATGGCCGTTGTTTCCAACTTTGACCGTAGGTTGGAGGACATCTTAATAAGCTGCAGCTTAGACAGGCATTTTGAGTTTGTTCTGACCTCTGAGTCTGCCGGTTGTGCCAAACCTGATCTAGCAATCTTCCGTAAAGCTTTAAACCTCGCCGACGTGGCACCTCACCTTGCGGCTCATGTCGGTGATGACTATGACAAGGACTACAGGGCTCCAAGAGAACTGGGCATGTTCAGCTTTCTGTTCCACCCTGagagtggccaccttaatgaacAGATCCCACCGGACCATGTAATTCACTCGCTACATCAACTGCCTCCCAGGATCCAAAGCATGATGAAGTAA
- the HDHD3 gene encoding haloacid dehalogenase-like hydrolase domain-containing protein 3 isoform X2, whose protein sequence is MKLRLLTWDVKDTLLRLRIPVGQQYQLEAKSQGLQVDPSALDTSFRQVYRNHWRLFPNYGLSQGLTSHRWWVDVVSQTFQLAGVKDEKTVESLAEKLYHDFCTAKNWEVLPGAREALQGCRELGLKMAVVSNFDRRLEDILISCSLDRHFEFVLTSESAGCAKPDLAIFRKALNLADVAPHLAAHVGDDYDKDYRAPRELGMFSFLFHPESGHLNEQIPPDHVIHSLHQLPPRIQSMMK, encoded by the coding sequence ATGAAGCTCAGGCTTCTTACCTGGGATGTGAAGGACACATTGCTTCGCCTACGTATCCCCGTTGGGCAGCAATATCAGCTTGAAGCCAAGAGCCAAGGCCTCCAGGTTGACCCATCTGCTTTGGACACTTCCTTTCGACAAGTTTATCGAAACCATTGGCGGCTATTCCCAAACTATGGCCTTTCTCAGGGCTTGACCTCCCATCGGTGGTGGGTGGACGTGGTCTCGCAGACCTTTCAGCTTGCCGGTGTCAAGGACGAGAAGACTGTGGAATCCCTGGCTGAAAAGCTGTACCATGATTTTTGCACGGCCAAGAACTGGGAGGTGTTACCTGGTGCCAGAGAAGCTCTTCAGGGCTGCAGGGAATTAGGCCTGAAGATGGCCGTTGTTTCCAACTTTGACCGTAGGTTGGAGGACATCTTAATAAGCTGCAGCTTAGACAGGCATTTTGAGTTTGTTCTGACCTCTGAGTCTGCCGGTTGTGCCAAACCTGATCTAGCAATCTTCCGTAAAGCTTTAAACCTCGCCGACGTGGCACCTCACCTTGCGGCTCATGTCGGTGATGACTATGACAAGGACTACAGGGCTCCAAGAGAACTGGGCATGTTCAGCTTTCTGTTCCACCCTGagagtggccaccttaatgaacAGATCCCACCGGACCATGTAATTCACTCGCTACATCAACTGCCTCCCAGGATCCAAAGCATGATGAAGTAA